Proteins from a genomic interval of Zingiber officinale cultivar Zhangliang chromosome 2A, Zo_v1.1, whole genome shotgun sequence:
- the LOC122040078 gene encoding CEN-like protein 1 — MGGRAMLDPLRVGGVIGDVLDGFSASLKMEVVYGGNKQVHNGHEFMPSAVSAKPRVEVGGEDMRNFYTLIFIDPDAPSPSDPHLREHLHWIVTDIPGTTNASFGREIVKYESPKPLMGIHRFIFVLFKQKARQTVQAPEARDGFSTRAFADDNALGLPVAAVYFNAQRETAARRR; from the exons ATGGGCGGCAGGGCCATGCTGGATCCGCTGAGGGTGGGGGGAGTGATAGGGGACGTGCTGGATGGCTTCAGTGCGAGCTTGAAGATGGAGGTGGTGTATGGAGGGAACAAGCAGGTGCACAATGGGCACGAGTTCATGCCCTCTGCTGTCAGTGCAAAGCCCAGAGTAGAGGTCGGAGGGGAGGACATGAGGAATTTCTACACACTC ATTTTTATAGACCCTGATGCTCCGAGTCCCAGCGACCCCCACCTGAGAGAACACCTGCACTG GATCGTCACTGATATCCCTGGCACAACCAATGCCTCATTCG GTAGAGAGATAGTGAAGTACGAGAGTCCGAAGCCGTTGATGGGCATCCACAGGTTCATCTTCGTGCTGTTCAAGCAGAAGGCGAGGCAGACAGTGCAGGCGCCGGAGGCGAGAGACGGATTCAGCACCCGAGCCTTTGCCGACGACAACGCCCTGGGTCTCCCCGTCGCCGCCGTTTACTTCAACGCCCAGAGAGAGACTGCTGCGCGAAGAAGATGA